In Desulfopila inferna, the following are encoded in one genomic region:
- a CDS encoding NAD(P)-binding protein has translation MSERIGFFICHCGINIAYRVRVEEVAKYASTFPGVVVAKDYLFMCSDPGQELIEKEIKEHDLTRVVVAACSPRMHEKTFRAACERAGLNPYHAFHQVCVREHGSWVTENEDEATAKAITIAKAGLSRVAYQDKLVPKTFPVNPNSLVVGGGIAGMEASLTIASSGNKAYLVETQPTVGGHMLQYDKTFPTLDCAACIGTPKMVAVGQEKNVELRTYSEVVDVEGFVGNFKVTLNQKARYIKPNCTGCGDCAKVCPVETTNEWDNHTKSRKAIYIAFPQAVPVRYVIDKKDRGPCVQRCPANINIQGFVALIKLGKHQEALKLIMEKMPLPGSLGRICPAPCESECRRQEVDKPLAICSLKRFAADQADWESLPVPEIAKKDPNEKVAIIGAGPAGLTAAYFLAQEGYHPTILEKAPQSGGMLRYGIPDYRLPPEILDREVDYIKRLGVAIELEADIGRERTIESLLAEGYKAVYIAAGAHKSRKMNIKNEDAEGVMHGIDYLGLLNRKKPVTTGEKVVVVGGGDVAIDAAREAVRQGAKNVTMVYRRSRKEMPAVTAEIKAAEEEGIKIEILQNPIEVLTDNGKVVGVKCIKMELGEPDESGRRRPVPIEGSEYDIECDMVIPAIGQQVNSEFISGTEGIELTRWGTIDADPITFHTGRPGVFAGGDVYTGPSIAVEAVGAGQEAAISIARYLEGEELFEDRQKRPTGTNWQKIPEKTVKVERARMPELPVAERISNYKEIELGFSEEQAMQEASRCVDCGGCCECKLCMDQCKAQAIDHVDTDKKEVIDVGSIIIATGFDPMDPTPMTQYGYGKYANVFTNLEFERLSNATGPTSGKLLKRDLNDKMKFTTPPKSVAILHCIGSRDKNHHEYCSRTCCMYALKYAHLLKDKCGHDTEIYNFYIDMRCFGKGYEEFYKKVQEEGVRMIRGKAGSITEKENGILTVKAEDTLSGRIVEVDVEMAILCTAMEARPNAEEVMRKFGIGIGQDGFFQEEHPKLAPVSTPSSGVFLAGACQGPKDIPDTVAQAKGAAAECLALSSAGHVQVPPMISGIDPDICVGCKLCISLCPYGAIEFNDFAGISEVNSAVCKGCGSCSGGCPSGAPKVRHFTDKQIFAEIDGILTY, from the coding sequence ATGTCTGAACGTATTGGATTTTTCATCTGCCACTGCGGTATCAATATTGCCTACAGGGTAAGAGTTGAGGAGGTTGCCAAATATGCAAGCACCTTCCCCGGGGTAGTAGTGGCAAAAGACTATCTCTTTATGTGTTCTGATCCCGGCCAGGAACTGATCGAGAAGGAAATAAAGGAGCACGATCTCACACGTGTCGTAGTCGCAGCGTGCTCTCCCAGAATGCATGAAAAAACCTTCAGGGCAGCCTGTGAAAGGGCCGGCTTGAATCCTTATCACGCCTTCCATCAGGTCTGTGTCCGCGAACATGGCTCGTGGGTCACGGAGAATGAGGACGAGGCAACCGCCAAGGCCATCACCATAGCCAAGGCAGGTCTATCCCGGGTAGCTTATCAAGACAAACTGGTACCGAAAACTTTTCCGGTAAATCCCAATTCTCTGGTAGTCGGCGGCGGCATCGCAGGAATGGAGGCTTCACTCACTATCGCCTCCTCAGGCAACAAGGCATATCTGGTGGAGACTCAGCCCACCGTCGGCGGCCATATGCTGCAGTATGATAAAACCTTTCCTACGCTTGACTGTGCCGCCTGTATCGGTACGCCGAAAATGGTTGCTGTGGGTCAGGAGAAGAACGTTGAGTTGAGGACCTACAGTGAGGTTGTCGATGTTGAAGGGTTTGTGGGTAATTTCAAGGTGACCCTCAACCAGAAGGCACGCTACATTAAACCGAACTGCACGGGGTGCGGCGACTGCGCCAAGGTATGTCCTGTCGAGACCACGAATGAGTGGGATAATCACACTAAATCGAGAAAAGCCATCTACATCGCCTTCCCGCAGGCGGTCCCGGTCCGCTACGTTATCGACAAGAAAGATCGTGGACCATGTGTTCAGAGATGTCCCGCCAACATCAACATCCAGGGTTTTGTCGCTCTTATTAAACTGGGCAAGCACCAAGAAGCGCTCAAGCTGATAATGGAGAAAATGCCTCTTCCTGGATCGCTTGGCCGAATCTGTCCGGCTCCCTGCGAATCCGAATGCCGCAGACAGGAAGTCGACAAACCACTGGCCATCTGCTCTCTTAAGCGTTTTGCAGCTGACCAGGCAGACTGGGAAAGCTTGCCAGTTCCCGAGATCGCCAAAAAAGATCCCAATGAAAAAGTGGCGATTATCGGTGCCGGACCCGCCGGGCTTACCGCCGCTTATTTTCTTGCCCAGGAAGGCTACCACCCCACCATCCTCGAGAAAGCTCCACAGAGTGGAGGTATGCTGCGCTACGGCATACCCGACTATAGGCTGCCGCCCGAGATTTTGGACCGGGAAGTGGATTACATCAAACGGCTCGGTGTTGCCATCGAGCTTGAAGCTGATATAGGGCGTGAGCGTACCATCGAAAGCCTTCTGGCTGAGGGCTATAAAGCCGTATATATAGCCGCCGGCGCCCACAAGAGCCGCAAGATGAATATCAAGAACGAAGATGCCGAAGGAGTAATGCACGGCATCGATTATCTTGGTCTTCTCAACCGTAAAAAGCCGGTGACCACCGGAGAGAAGGTGGTTGTAGTCGGCGGAGGCGATGTTGCCATCGATGCGGCCCGTGAGGCTGTTCGTCAGGGCGCCAAAAACGTCACCATGGTTTATCGCCGCAGCAGAAAAGAAATGCCCGCGGTGACTGCGGAAATCAAGGCCGCCGAAGAAGAAGGCATCAAAATTGAGATCCTGCAGAATCCCATCGAAGTTTTGACGGATAATGGCAAGGTAGTCGGGGTCAAATGCATCAAAATGGAACTCGGCGAGCCGGACGAGTCCGGCAGAAGAAGACCGGTTCCGATTGAAGGATCGGAATATGATATCGAATGTGACATGGTCATTCCTGCAATAGGCCAGCAAGTCAACAGTGAATTTATCAGCGGTACGGAGGGCATCGAGCTGACCCGCTGGGGGACCATTGACGCCGACCCAATCACCTTTCATACCGGCAGACCCGGGGTATTCGCAGGTGGTGATGTTTATACGGGACCATCTATTGCCGTTGAAGCTGTAGGCGCCGGTCAGGAGGCTGCGATATCCATCGCCAGATACCTCGAGGGTGAAGAACTCTTTGAGGACAGGCAGAAGCGCCCCACAGGAACCAACTGGCAGAAGATTCCCGAGAAGACCGTCAAAGTGGAAAGAGCCAGGATGCCGGAACTCCCGGTTGCCGAACGTATCAGCAATTACAAGGAAATAGAACTCGGTTTTTCTGAAGAACAGGCGATGCAGGAAGCGTCCCGATGTGTCGACTGCGGCGGTTGCTGTGAATGCAAACTGTGCATGGATCAATGCAAGGCGCAAGCCATCGATCATGTCGATACCGACAAGAAGGAAGTCATTGATGTGGGCTCAATCATCATTGCCACCGGGTTTGATCCAATGGATCCGACACCGATGACGCAGTATGGCTACGGCAAGTACGCCAACGTCTTCACCAATCTCGAATTCGAACGTCTCTCCAATGCAACCGGACCGACTTCCGGCAAACTGCTGAAAAGAGATTTGAATGACAAAATGAAGTTTACCACTCCGCCCAAAAGTGTCGCCATACTGCACTGCATCGGCAGCCGTGACAAGAATCATCACGAATATTGTTCCCGGACCTGCTGTATGTATGCCTTGAAATATGCCCACCTTCTCAAGGACAAATGCGGCCATGATACCGAAATTTACAACTTCTACATCGACATGCGCTGCTTCGGCAAGGGCTATGAAGAGTTCTACAAAAAGGTGCAGGAAGAAGGCGTGCGCATGATCCGCGGCAAAGCCGGCTCAATCACCGAAAAGGAGAATGGTATCCTGACGGTCAAGGCGGAAGATACCCTGTCCGGCCGAATAGTCGAAGTCGATGTCGAAATGGCCATTCTCTGTACAGCCATGGAGGCCAGACCAAACGCCGAAGAGGTGATGAGGAAATTCGGCATTGGTATCGGGCAGGACGGCTTCTTCCAGGAAGAGCACCCCAAACTTGCTCCTGTCTCCACACCTTCAAGCGGTGTTTTTCTGGCCGGCGCATGCCAGGGACCCAAGGATATCCCGGACACTGTGGCCCAGGCGAAGGGTGCGGCCGCTGAATGCCTTGCCCTTTCCTCTGCCGGACATGTCCAGGTTCCGCCAATGATTTCAGGGATCGATCCAGACATCTGTGTCGGCTGTAAGCTCTGCATCAGTCTCTGTCCTTACGGCGCAATCGAATTCAATGACTTTGCCGGTATTAGTGAAGTCAATTCTGCTGTCTGCAAGGGATGCGGCAGCTGTTCCGGCGGGTGTCCAAGCGGCGCACCGAAGGTTCGACATTTCACAGACAAACAAATATTTGCGGAAATTGATGGAATATTAACATATTAA
- a CDS encoding hydrogenase iron-sulfur subunit translates to MSEFEPKIVAFFCNWCTFTAADLAGTSRLSYPPNLKIIRVMCSGMVDPKYVLKSFLNGADGVLIGGCWPGDCHYINGNLKARRRVALLTELLSQYGIGPDRLWLRWIAASEGTMLKEVADQMTERLKELGPSPLNRKQQELKPSLNTTKEMVA, encoded by the coding sequence ATGAGTGAGTTTGAACCTAAAATAGTAGCCTTTTTCTGTAACTGGTGCACATTCACAGCTGCTGATCTGGCAGGTACTTCGCGTCTTTCGTACCCGCCCAACCTAAAGATCATTCGCGTTATGTGCAGTGGTATGGTGGATCCGAAGTATGTCCTCAAATCATTTCTCAACGGCGCCGACGGTGTTCTGATCGGTGGCTGCTGGCCGGGCGACTGTCATTATATAAACGGCAACCTTAAGGCCAGACGCCGGGTTGCCCTGCTTACTGAATTGCTCAGTCAGTACGGCATTGGACCTGACCGTCTCTGGCTTCGCTGGATTGCGGCCAGTGAGGGAACGATGCTCAAGGAAGTAGCCGATCAAATGACGGAGAGGCTCAAAGAACTCGGCCCTAGCCCCCTGAACAGGAAGCAGCAGGAACTTAAACCCAGCCTGAACACGACCAAAGAAATGGTCGCTTGA
- a CDS encoding 4Fe-4S dicluster domain-containing protein, whose product MAKFIKLSFNKGELNTRVSELFSDMLENNAVDAVLAPMAQPRKGVMQTLVTSKEHIQNIDPFAPVVPVNGAKVASSLTASPSGKKIAMVLRSCEVRALIELVKLKQANLDDVLLVGMDCLGRYENTDFLKYQADGGTAEAFIENSLNGKTEAAGNDIAGACKICEYPSPANVDIHLRTIGAGSGTLYVEALSEKGEEALSKSGAKFGDAPGGLDEAVKKVAAGRTEARDALFAAYREETATFDALEDKLAACINCYNCRVACPVCYCKECVFVTDTFRHKGEQFIGWANSNGTLKMPTDTSFYHLTRMTHIAAFCVGCGQCTSACPNDIELMPIFRTAAEKAQARFEYEAGRSVDEPQPLSVFDSDELMEVTGQVK is encoded by the coding sequence ATGGCTAAATTTATAAAATTGTCTTTCAATAAAGGCGAACTCAATACACGTGTATCCGAGCTTTTTTCGGATATGTTGGAAAATAACGCAGTGGATGCTGTACTTGCTCCCATGGCTCAACCACGAAAAGGGGTCATGCAGACTCTGGTAACCTCAAAAGAACATATTCAAAACATAGATCCTTTTGCACCAGTGGTGCCGGTAAATGGTGCCAAAGTTGCTTCCTCGCTGACAGCCAGTCCTTCGGGCAAGAAAATTGCCATGGTGCTTCGCTCCTGTGAAGTACGGGCTCTTATCGAACTGGTCAAACTGAAGCAGGCCAATCTCGACGATGTGCTCCTGGTGGGCATGGACTGTCTCGGCCGATACGAGAACACCGATTTTCTCAAATATCAAGCCGACGGCGGCACCGCAGAGGCCTTCATTGAAAATAGCCTCAACGGAAAAACGGAAGCAGCCGGCAATGATATAGCCGGAGCCTGCAAGATCTGCGAATATCCTTCCCCTGCGAATGTAGATATACACCTTCGTACAATAGGTGCCGGTTCAGGCACACTTTATGTCGAAGCACTCAGTGAAAAGGGAGAGGAAGCGCTCAGTAAGTCAGGTGCCAAATTCGGCGACGCCCCCGGTGGTCTTGATGAAGCGGTAAAGAAGGTTGCCGCCGGACGCACTGAAGCACGGGATGCACTTTTTGCGGCCTATCGTGAAGAGACTGCCACATTTGATGCACTGGAGGATAAACTTGCCGCCTGCATCAACTGCTATAACTGCAGAGTTGCCTGTCCGGTCTGCTACTGTAAAGAATGCGTTTTCGTGACTGATACCTTTCGTCACAAAGGCGAACAGTTCATCGGCTGGGCCAACAGCAACGGCACTTTGAAAATGCCCACTGACACAAGTTTTTATCACCTGACCCGCATGACGCACATTGCCGCTTTCTGTGTCGGTTGCGGACAGTGCACTTCAGCCTGTCCCAATGATATCGAGCTCATGCCGATCTTCAGAACCGCGGCAGAGAAGGCCCAGGCACGCTTTGAGTATGAGGCGGGCAGATCTGTGGATGAACCGCAGCCGCTGTCAGTTTTCGACAGCGATGAACTCATGGAAGTAACAGGTCAGGTTAAATAG
- a CDS encoding 4Fe-4S binding protein, with the protein MAEKKPTGTVLVAGAGISGIKAAIELAETGYKVLLTDASTQVGGILAKLDYQFPTDHCGMCRMLPMVGREYSSEYCMRKSLYHENIEILPFTEVVNVSGDAGKYTVELKKKARYVNAEVCNEMGKCIDVCPVEVEDEFNHGLTMRKAIYKSIPHNVPQLLLIDKDACTECGQCVEVCSTNAIDLNAQDVMETREVHSIILASGVKLYNTREFEDAKSYAVSPDVVTSLAFERMLSSTGTYNYGTITRPSDGKPARKIAWIQCMGSRNRRQNRDYCSSVCCMFALKEAVLAKEKGGTDIEATIFYMDMRTFGKGFQQYRENAVDEHGVKLIRCRVQEVVREPDGSLRIRYFDPDTNEFFIEHYDIVVLSTGQIPFADHKKWADLISADLNPLGLLATEPYSKVKIANKQGIYMCGSLMGLTDISEAMSSGIAAAGEATNFLTTIDVETTLGENVAEPKTDDRGLPNVAVLICKCGEFAGAEGFDAKLLEAQLTKVHQVGAVHVIESICSEAGRQEALDILSESGCNRLLIGACQPYMYRRKIKDLARKAGFNSSLVQIFDFLGISRRGIHEDDKAAWTLRAIKAITSDISSMKEKPALHVRSIPINHTALVVGGGIGGMQSALSLANRGVPVHLVEKSGELGGFAGNFIASTVDGLAPMEMAKDMKLKVYENKKITVHLNAQVEKTEGSLGSFESKLVYNGNGENEYLHHGAVIMATGGKEGATEEYGYGQSDNIMTQFEFKQGLENGKIDLSEAEDVVMIQCAGSREKGKREYCSRICCMWAVANALKIKEKNPETRVFVLYRDMMTYGFLEQYYTKARLAGVIFVSYSPDSKPQVELVEGKPVITFNESVLNSPVELSPNYLVLSTGVDPEPSNKDLAKAFSLELNHDGFFNEADSKWRPIELKQIGTFLAGAAHSPMPLPDVIMQAEAAAQKAYTYLSGGDLQTARITSTVKDSLCIRCQRCVSVCPFGARSYNEMENRIEVDPAGCQGCGMCAVACRNNATEVSGWSDRQFMSVIDSTLSDDLEFSTVK; encoded by the coding sequence ATGGCAGAAAAGAAGCCGACAGGCACAGTCCTCGTGGCCGGAGCCGGCATCTCTGGAATAAAAGCAGCTATCGAACTGGCGGAAACAGGCTATAAGGTTCTGCTCACGGATGCCTCCACCCAGGTGGGCGGAATCCTGGCAAAGCTTGACTATCAGTTTCCCACCGACCATTGCGGAATGTGTCGGATGCTGCCCATGGTAGGACGTGAGTATTCTTCGGAATACTGTATGCGAAAGAGCCTCTATCATGAGAATATTGAGATCCTCCCGTTTACCGAGGTCGTCAATGTTTCCGGTGATGCAGGAAAATATACAGTGGAGCTGAAAAAAAAGGCGCGGTATGTCAATGCCGAGGTCTGTAATGAGATGGGAAAATGTATTGATGTCTGTCCGGTTGAGGTTGAAGATGAGTTCAATCACGGTCTGACCATGCGCAAGGCCATTTACAAGTCGATTCCCCATAACGTTCCCCAATTGCTTCTCATAGACAAAGATGCATGTACGGAATGCGGTCAGTGTGTTGAAGTCTGTTCAACAAATGCCATCGACCTGAACGCTCAGGATGTTATGGAGACCCGTGAGGTTCACTCCATAATTCTGGCTTCCGGCGTCAAGTTATACAATACCAGAGAATTTGAGGATGCCAAATCATATGCCGTGTCCCCGGATGTTGTCACCTCCCTGGCTTTTGAGCGGATGTTGAGCAGCACCGGCACCTACAATTACGGCACCATAACCCGGCCATCCGACGGTAAGCCCGCCAGAAAAATTGCCTGGATCCAGTGCATGGGGTCACGTAACAGAAGACAGAACAGAGATTACTGCTCCTCGGTGTGCTGCATGTTCGCTCTCAAGGAGGCTGTCCTGGCCAAGGAAAAAGGCGGAACAGATATAGAGGCCACCATTTTTTATATGGATATGCGCACCTTTGGCAAAGGTTTTCAACAGTACCGAGAAAATGCTGTTGATGAGCATGGAGTCAAGCTAATCCGCTGCCGCGTCCAGGAAGTTGTCCGTGAACCCGACGGTAGTCTGCGGATACGCTATTTCGATCCGGACACCAACGAATTTTTTATCGAACATTATGATATCGTGGTCCTCTCCACCGGTCAGATTCCTTTTGCCGACCATAAAAAGTGGGCTGATCTGATCAGCGCTGACCTCAATCCTCTGGGACTTCTGGCGACGGAACCCTACAGTAAAGTAAAAATCGCCAATAAACAGGGGATCTACATGTGCGGTTCACTAATGGGCCTCACAGATATCAGCGAAGCCATGTCCAGCGGCATTGCCGCAGCCGGAGAGGCGACAAACTTTCTCACTACCATAGACGTTGAGACAACACTGGGAGAAAATGTCGCAGAACCCAAAACCGACGATCGCGGCCTGCCAAATGTTGCTGTACTCATTTGCAAATGCGGTGAGTTTGCCGGGGCGGAAGGTTTCGATGCCAAACTCCTGGAAGCTCAACTGACAAAGGTCCATCAAGTCGGTGCCGTCCATGTTATCGAGTCGATCTGCTCGGAAGCAGGTCGGCAAGAGGCCTTGGATATTCTTAGCGAATCCGGCTGCAACCGTCTTCTCATCGGGGCCTGCCAGCCCTATATGTATCGCCGTAAAATAAAAGACCTCGCGAGAAAGGCCGGTTTCAACTCCTCGCTTGTACAGATTTTCGATTTTCTGGGAATTTCCCGCAGAGGTATACATGAAGATGACAAAGCCGCATGGACCCTGAGGGCCATCAAAGCGATCACCTCCGACATCTCCTCGATGAAGGAAAAACCAGCCTTGCACGTACGCTCGATCCCAATAAACCATACTGCGCTGGTGGTAGGTGGCGGTATAGGCGGCATGCAGTCGGCATTGTCGCTGGCTAATCGTGGAGTTCCCGTTCATTTGGTTGAAAAATCTGGTGAACTGGGTGGATTTGCAGGTAATTTCATCGCCTCTACAGTTGATGGCCTGGCCCCGATGGAAATGGCAAAGGACATGAAGCTGAAGGTTTACGAAAATAAGAAAATTACTGTCCATCTCAATGCTCAGGTAGAAAAAACGGAAGGATCGTTAGGCTCTTTTGAATCGAAACTTGTCTACAACGGCAACGGTGAAAATGAATATTTGCATCATGGCGCCGTTATAATGGCGACCGGTGGAAAGGAGGGCGCTACCGAGGAGTACGGTTACGGCCAGTCGGACAACATTATGACCCAGTTCGAATTCAAGCAGGGACTGGAAAACGGCAAGATCGATCTCAGCGAGGCTGAAGATGTTGTAATGATTCAATGTGCCGGCTCACGCGAAAAAGGCAAACGCGAATACTGCAGTCGTATCTGCTGCATGTGGGCTGTTGCCAATGCTCTGAAAATAAAAGAGAAGAATCCGGAAACCAGAGTTTTTGTGCTCTATCGTGATATGATGACATATGGGTTTCTGGAGCAGTATTACACCAAGGCTCGTCTGGCAGGCGTCATATTCGTCAGCTATAGTCCCGATTCCAAACCGCAGGTGGAATTAGTCGAAGGCAAGCCGGTGATAACCTTTAACGAGAGTGTCCTCAATTCTCCGGTAGAGCTTTCCCCCAACTATCTCGTCCTTTCAACCGGGGTGGATCCGGAACCCAGCAACAAAGATCTGGCAAAAGCGTTCAGCCTGGAGTTGAACCATGATGGTTTCTTCAACGAAGCCGACTCCAAGTGGAGACCAATCGAACTCAAGCAGATCGGGACTTTTCTGGCCGGTGCAGCACACTCCCCCATGCCACTTCCCGATGTCATTATGCAGGCGGAAGCGGCCGCTCAGAAGGCGTATACCTATCTTTCCGGAGGCGATCTGCAAACAGCACGGATTACTTCGACAGTGAAAGATTCCCTATGTATTCGCTGTCAGCGCTGCGTGAGTGTTTGTCCCTTTGGGGCACGATCCTACAATGAAATGGAAAATCGTATCGAGGTCGATCCTGCCGGGTGTCAAGGTTGCGGAATGTGTGCCGTAGCCTGCCGCAACAATGCTACAGAGGTCTCCGGTTGGAGCGACAGGCAGTTCATGTCGGTCATTGACTCCACACTTTCGGATGACCTGGAATTTTCCACGGTTAAATAG
- a CDS encoding 4Fe-4S dicluster domain-containing protein → MDIKTESIKDLWKDIYNTGDLQHCFNCSTCLSGCPASYGDPPLLVRNLARKVLFGLEEELFEEDTPWACVSCSRCEEMCPMDVKPFELILHIRQWQSANDETRVPPSIVEIYKRGYTQAVGTNVETREALGLPPLPIITNNEEQLKMFREMLMKTPVVAANDYMFGG, encoded by the coding sequence ATGGACATCAAAACAGAATCAATCAAAGATTTATGGAAGGATATTTATAATACCGGTGACCTGCAGCACTGCTTTAACTGCAGTACCTGCCTTTCCGGCTGTCCTGCCTCTTACGGAGATCCACCTCTGCTTGTCCGCAACCTGGCCCGCAAGGTGCTGTTTGGCCTTGAAGAAGAGTTGTTTGAAGAAGACACTCCCTGGGCCTGTGTCAGTTGTTCTCGATGTGAGGAAATGTGCCCCATGGACGTCAAGCCCTTTGAGCTTATTCTTCATATCCGGCAATGGCAGTCGGCCAATGATGAAACACGGGTACCGCCTTCAATAGTGGAAATTTACAAGAGAGGATACACCCAGGCCGTCGGGACCAACGTCGAGACCAGGGAAGCCTTGGGTTTGCCACCACTGCCGATTATCACCAACAACGAGGAACAGCTGAAAATGTTCCGGGAAATGCTCATGAAAACACCGGTGGTAGCAGCCAACGACTATATGTTCGGTGGTTAA
- a CDS encoding CoB--CoM heterodisulfide reductase iron-sulfur subunit B family protein gives MEFCLFLGCNTPAVRPDVERAIRASMEELDVDLVDADNYVCCPAFGAFPSTDEDSWLATSGWNLSIAEQKKRDILVQCGSCYSSLRMGREHIMHDEEKKKRVNELLEPTGRSVTGSTRIRHVSEVLYREITPEKISEKITLSLKGLHGIVQYPCHTLYPSEVVGFEDSPRKPKGMRQLVEALGATVDSYSREMQCCGGAGGFMKSTPEQAIEFAKSKFDAILEETKADFIAVSCITCLMHMENVQNTINKQIGEEKYKIPVFDYNQLLALCLGKDPKQVSSICNVPRDAIHNHLTKVAA, from the coding sequence ATGGAATTTTGTCTATTTCTAGGGTGTAACACCCCGGCTGTTCGCCCCGATGTCGAACGCGCCATCAGGGCTTCCATGGAAGAGCTTGATGTCGATCTGGTAGACGCAGATAACTATGTCTGCTGTCCTGCATTCGGCGCCTTTCCATCAACCGACGAGGACTCCTGGCTGGCAACAAGCGGCTGGAATCTTTCCATCGCCGAACAGAAAAAACGAGACATTCTCGTTCAATGCGGTTCCTGCTACAGTTCCCTGAGAATGGGGCGTGAGCATATCATGCATGACGAAGAAAAGAAAAAACGGGTTAACGAACTGCTCGAACCGACGGGGCGGAGCGTCACAGGCAGTACCAGAATCCGCCATGTGTCTGAAGTTCTCTACCGCGAAATCACACCGGAGAAGATATCCGAGAAGATCACCCTCAGTCTGAAAGGATTGCACGGCATCGTTCAATACCCATGCCACACCCTATATCCCAGCGAGGTGGTCGGCTTTGAGGACTCCCCCCGTAAGCCAAAGGGAATGCGGCAATTAGTGGAGGCACTTGGTGCAACAGTAGATTCCTATAGTCGTGAGATGCAATGCTGCGGCGGCGCCGGTGGTTTTATGAAATCTACACCGGAGCAGGCAATTGAATTTGCCAAGAGCAAGTTCGATGCCATTCTCGAGGAGACCAAGGCAGATTTTATCGCGGTCTCCTGCATAACCTGCCTGATGCATATGGAAAATGTACAGAATACGATTAACAAGCAGATCGGCGAAGAGAAGTATAAGATACCGGTTTTCGATTATAACCAACTGCTCGCCCTCTGTCTCGGCAAGGATCCCAAGCAGGTTTCCTCGATCTGCAATGTTCCGCGTGATGCCATCCATAATCATCTGACCAAGGTTGCCGCATAA
- a CDS encoding ferritin family protein, translating to MQFGSVDEILKFAIGKEKEAVAFYTDLSKKESISSLQQTFRELAQEEAKHVKLLTSLGKNTAAIASYQPKVIADLKISDYLTEKEYEEGMPMEDIIALAMKREEMAVKLYKDLADKTADQEPLALFRLLVQEESEHKLTFEKMYDDYLQGQGN from the coding sequence ATGCAATTTGGATCCGTTGACGAAATTTTAAAGTTTGCCATCGGCAAAGAGAAGGAGGCGGTTGCCTTTTATACCGATCTCAGCAAAAAAGAATCGATCTCTTCTTTACAACAGACCTTCAGGGAACTGGCGCAGGAAGAGGCCAAGCATGTAAAGCTCCTCACGTCTCTGGGCAAAAACACGGCTGCCATTGCCTCCTATCAGCCCAAGGTTATAGCTGACCTGAAGATCAGCGACTACCTGACTGAAAAAGAATATGAAGAAGGCATGCCTATGGAAGATATTATAGCCCTGGCGATGAAGCGGGAAGAAATGGCTGTCAAACTCTATAAAGATCTGGCGGATAAAACCGCCGACCAGGAACCCCTTGCACTTTTCAGACTGCTGGTCCAGGAAGAATCAGAGCACAAACTCACTTTTGAGAAAATGTACGACGATTATCTTCAGGGTCAGGGAAACTAG